In a genomic window of Hippoglossus stenolepis isolate QCI-W04-F060 chromosome 17, HSTE1.2, whole genome shotgun sequence:
- the stmnd1 gene encoding stathmin domain-containing protein 1, translating into MGCGSSSDTAVIPLTREEPKRDEDETGSKLGGRGDSAVSKGTTDSGVVMENKAIPELPGAMPRKLPPLISERVGESVADRMTQDGLLQHDGTVQERQKSSDILEELLNQGIIPVGQSRERGSVAGEAYSIMLDDRDVVRQRPVRLESLKAIKEQSPPSREELEEKMRLVEERRKSKEDELKMRLRTKSARVRVPATVSSAAEDEDTFLTPVTPLTFDPTPNPLLHSQITSRMAEGGECVREAGGDGRESEKETGRAENSTERERGGDDRGEGAEQASEDSDDDDDDDDEEEELNQVEELLAGQLLTASGELESDSTFQHVEDKEEKF; encoded by the exons ATGGGATGTGGCAGCTCCTCGGACACCGCGGTCATTCCGCTCACACGAGAGGAGCCGAAGAGAGACGAG GATGAGACAGGAAGTAAACTCGGTGGCCGTGGAGACTCCGCTGTGTCAAAGGGCACCACAGACAGCGGGGTGGTGATGGAGAACAAAGCGATCCCTGAGTTACCTGGAGCGATGCCCAGAAAACTCCCTCCTCTGATATCCGAGCGTGTCGGAGAAAGTGTGGCAGACAGAATGACACAAGATG GATTGCTGCAGCATGATGGCACAGTGCAGGAGCGTCAAAAGTCCAGTgacatcctggaggagctgctgaatCAGGGCATCATCCCGGtgggacagagcagagagaggggcagCGTGGCTGGAGAGGCCTACAGCATCATG ctgGATGACAGAGACGTGGTCAGGCAGAGGCCTGTGAGACTGGAGTCCCTGAAGGCCATAAAGGAGCAGAGCCCCCCCAGCAGAGAAGAGCTAGAGGAGAAGATGAGACTTGTTGAAGAGAGACGCAAG tCAAAGGAGGACGAGCTCAAGATGCGTTTAAGGACCAAGTCTGCGCGTGTCCGTGTCCCTGCCACTGTCTCCAGTGCAGCGGAAGATGAAGACACGTTCCTCACACCTGTGACacccctgacctttgaccctacACCGAATCCACTGTTGCACAGCCAGATCACAAGCAGGATGGCCgagggaggagagtgtgtgagagaggctGGAGGTGAtggcagagagagtgaaaaagaaACGGGCAGAGCAGAGAatagcacagagagagagaggggtggagaTGACAGAGGGGAAGGTGCAGAGCAGGCGAGTGaggacagtgatgatgatgatgatgatgatgatgaagaggaggagttgAACCAGGTGGAGGAGCTCCTGGCGGGGCAGCTCCTCACAGCCTCAGGGGAGCTGGAGAGTGATTCCACTTTTCAACATGtggaagacaaagaggagaaattTTAA